The following proteins come from a genomic window of Malus sylvestris chromosome 4, drMalSylv7.2, whole genome shotgun sequence:
- the LOC126619856 gene encoding uncharacterized protein LOC126619856 isoform X1, with protein sequence MAKMVTRLKQSELMQCNGSLQLKGLLEKMGSARNMLQSQFQEIQDGINSDRNSLRTRIKEVEDRETELEAKVVNFNSEMESKAKELREIERLAEEKRKEVDGKEKRLLEVEKCIEEGTEKVSKYNEDIELKRRQLEGFKGSIDEGKRVFDLMDEQIKEAKKSLEERQEEMKSKNERLRLIQISMVECSKTLESREKMIREIEVKAKGFDMLKKSMEKWFCKLELKERELEGWVGKLELREKEVESKVEELSLIESRVSECLGEVRLQGEQCHSLRKLMQERQKQLELQEKSLQECSRGLETKERQLEQQVKELKLKQKEFDSMNQECQKHMNLQENSLQERSHRLEMRERQLEEHVKDLELKQKKFDSMNQERRKHMDLQENLLQERSHGLEMRERQLEEQVKELELTQKKFDSLNQERQKHMDLHENSLQERSQGLEMRERQLEEKVEDLELEQKVIDSMNQEHRKHIDLQENLLQERSHGLEMRERQLEEQVRELKSKQKEVDSMNQECQKHMKLHENSLQERSHGLEIRERQLEKQVKDLKLKQKEFYLIQKSTEEYIQNQKCKEKTIKAIVAMQEQATELLQAFGITNQAPAEIYNSFPVKLEQPESSHVRNAATSSSPNLSLIENQPMQNRMLAVLKRSTDPANLFLKLMQESFNEHWGKGGVGFEEYFMKNHISMLNDLMKVRPDVGPIVKEDAVKLAVQWQAKMRADIGNSLEILGFLQFIATYGILSTLNGDDIVKLLGVLCQHKQATKLCRTLDFADKILPDVVQNLIERKQVIDAVKFMCAFKLNGKFSPALLLKDYVEDARKSYRTIWLEEESLDEKDEILGNQIAELRDLIRYIKDHNLESAFPFKDIESEIVKLEQLKENSGSSMPSVVPKDEPEHEKGKRRSSRSSIRTEPEQCRKSKRLRQMKEEP encoded by the exons ATGGCGAAGATGGTTACCCGTTTGAAACAATCGGAGTTGATGCAGTGCAATGGTTCCTTGCAACTGAAGGGTCTTTTGGAGAAGATGGGCTCCGCTCGGAATATGCTTCAGAGCCAATTCCAGGAGATCCAGGACGGCATTAACTCGGATCGGAACTCGCTCCGGACCCGAATCAAGGAAGTTGAGGACCGGGAAACGGAGCTGGAAGCCAAAGTTGTGAACTTTAACTCGGAAATGGAATCGAAAGCTAAGGAATTGCGCGAAATCGAGAGGTTGGCagaggagaaaagaaaagaggttGATGGTAAAGAGAAACGGTTACTGGAAGTTGAGAAATGCATTGAGGAAGGGACAGAGAAAGTGAGCAAGTACAATGAAGATATTGAGTTGAAACGGAGGCAATTGGAAGGGTTTAAGGGGTCTATTGATGAGGGGAAGAGAGTGTTTGATTTGATGGATGAGCAGATTAAGGAAGCGAAGAAATCACTCGAAGAACGTCAGGAAGAGATGAAATCGAAAAATGAGAGACTTCGGCTGATTCAGATATCAATGGTGGAATGCTCTAAGACACTTGAATCGAGAGAGAAAATGATCAGGGAAATAGAGGTGAAGGCGAAAGGTTTTGACATGCTTAAGAAGTCCATGGAGAAGTGGTTTtgtaaacttgaattgaaagagaggGAACTCGAAGGATGGGTGGGGAAGCTTGAACTGAGAGAAAAAGAAGTTGAGTCAAAAGTTGAAGAACTCAGTTTGATTGAGAGTAGGGTTAGTGAATGCCTTGGTGAGGTTCGGTTGCAAGGAGAGCAGTGTCATTCACTCAGGAAGTTGATGCAAGAACGGCAAAAACAATTGGAATTACAAGAAAAGTCGTTACAAGAATGTTCTCGTGGACTTGAAACGAAAGAGAGGCAACTTGAACAACAGGTCAAGGAGCtcaaattgaaacaaaaagaaTTTGATTCCATGAATCAAGAGTGCCAAAAACATATGAATTTACAAGAAAATTCATTGCAAGAACGTTCCCATCGACTTGAAATGAGAGAGAGGCAACTTGAAGAACATGTCAAGGATCTggaattgaaacaaaaaaaatttgattccaTGAATCAAGAACGCCGAAAGCATATGGATTTACAAGAAAATTTGTTGCAAGAACGTTCCCATGGACTTGAAATGAGAGAGAGGCAACTTGAAGAACAGGTCAAGGAGCTTGAACTGACACAAAAGAAATTTGATTCATTGAATCAAGAGCGCCAAAAGCATATGGATTTACATGAAAATTCATTGCAAGAACGTTCCCAGGGACTTGAAATGAGAGAGAGGCAACTTGAAGAAAAGGTCGAGGATCTGGAATTGGAACAAAAAGTAATTGATTCCATGAATCAAGAGCACCGGAAGCATATAGATTTACAAGAAAATTTGTTGCAAGAACGTTCCCATGGACTTGAAATGAGAGAGAGGCAACTTGAAGAACAAGTCAGGGAGCTCAAATCGAAACAAAAAGAAGTTGATTCCATGAATCAAGAGTGCCAAAAGCATATGAAGTTACATGAAAACTCATTGCAAGAACGATCCCATGGACTTGAAATTAGAGAGAGGCAACTTGAAAAACAGGTCAAGGATCtcaaattgaaacaaaaagaattttatttgattcaaaaatccacGGAGGAATACATCCAAAATCAAAAGTGTAAGGAGAAGACTATCAAAGCTATAGTTGCTATGCAAGAACAGGCTACTGAACTACTCCAGGCCTTTGGTATCACAAATCAGGCACCTG CGGAAATCTACAATTCTTTCCCTGTTAAACTTGAGCAACCAGAATCTTCACATGTCAGAAATGCAGCAACTTCATCTTCTCCAAATCTTTCACTAATTGAGAACCAGCCAATGCAAAACAGAATGCTTGCTGTTTTAAAAAGGTCAACTGACCCAGCAAATCTTTTTTTGAAGCTGATGCAAGAATCTTTTAATGAGCACTGGGGAAAAGGAGGTGTTGGTTTTGAAGAATATTTCATGAAGAATCATATTTCCATGTTGAATGATCTAATGAAAGTTAGACCGGATGTTGGACCTATTGTGAAAGAAGATGCAGTAAAGCTAGCAGTCCAGTGGCAAGCAAAAATGAGAGCTGATATTGGAAATTCACTGGAGATTTTGGGTTTTCTGCAGTTTATAGCTACATATGGAATCCTTTCTACTTTAAATGGAGATGATATTGTAAAGCTTCTTGGGGTGTTATGTCAGCATAAACAGGCTACAAAGTTATGTCGGACACTTGATTTTGCGGATAAGATATTACCTG ATGTTGTTCAGAATCTCATTGAAAGGAAGCAGGTCATCGACGCTGTTAAATTCATGTGTGCCTTCAAGTTAAATGGCAAGTTCTCGCCCGCACTACTCTTGAAAGATTATGTGGAGGATGCACGAAAGTCATACCGCACAATATGGCTGGAAGAAGAATCACTTGATGAAAAG GATGAAATTTTAGGCAACCAAATAGCCGAGCTGAGAGATCTGATTCGATACATCAAAGACCACAACCTCGAGTCTGCGTTCCCGTTCAAGGACATTGAATCAGAGATCGTTAAGCTGGAACAACTTAAGGAGAATTCAGGAAGTTCAATGCCATCTGTTGTACCCAAGGATGAACCAGAGCACGAAAAAGGGAAGCGTAGAAGCAGCCGTTCATCCATCAGGACTGAACCGGAACAATGCCGTAAAAGTAAACGTCTCAGGCAGATGAAAGAGGAGCCATGA
- the LOC126619623 gene encoding uncharacterized protein LOC126619623 encodes MSLLSSTRLRPWRSFPYYAHSKEVCNGYTSDPPFQISPSTTRLRPWRSFPVQIDPIAIYFHTRQPNSRPPPLSLSLRSPSSLSKIPNSKSDSDRSLINQQKVDCFTNKNGEAELYQVSQPNGGGDCGKHGDQDNGRYSWIFPSGRVLLSHWFKWKLYMLLPVWESDLGTGTSTKWLSMGRTFDPHHKLTGKFKAPDSLEPYGEIQGPRFTGTMWSSHFCL; translated from the exons ATGTCGTTGCTAAGCTCTACGCGATTGCGCCCATGGAGGTCGTTTCCATACTATGCCCATTCAAAAGAAGTATGTAATGGATATACATCTGATCCTCCATTTCAAATTTCTCCAAGTACTACGCGATTGCGCCCATGGAGGTCGTTTCCCGTACAAATTGATCCAATTGCTATCTATTTTCACACTCGACAACCTAATTCCCGTCCaccccctctctccctctctctccgcTCACCTTCTTCCCTCTCTAAAATCCCCAATTCAAAGTCTGATTCCGATCGAAGCCTCATCAATCAACAAAAAG TGGATTGTTTCACGAATAAAAATGGGGAAGCTGAGTTATATCAAGTATCACAACCCAACGGCGGTGGTGATTGTGGCAAGCATGGTGATCAAGACAATGGTAGATACAGTTGGATTTTCCCCTCAGGTCGTGTCTTGTTAAGTCATTGGTTCAAGTGGAAGTTATATATGTTGTTGCCTGTATGGGAAAGCGATTTGGGAACAGGCACCTCCACCAAGTGGTTGTCTATGGGACGTACTTTTGACCCTCATCACAAGTTAACAGGTAAATTCAAGGCCCCCGATTCACTGGAACCATATGGAGAAATTCAAGGCCCCCGATTCACTGGAACCATGTGGAGCTCTCATTTCTGCCTATGA
- the LOC126619856 gene encoding uncharacterized protein LOC126619856 isoform X2: MAKMVTRLKQSELMQCNGSLQLKGLLEKMGSARNMLQSQFQEIQDGINSDRNSLRTRIKEVEDRETELEAKVVNFNSEMESKAKELREIERLAEEKRKEVDGKEKRLLEVEKCIEEGTEKVSKYNEDIELKRRQLEGFKGSIDEGKRVFDLMDEQIKEAKKSLEERQEEMKSKNERLRLIQISMVECSKTLESREKMIREIEVKAKGFDMLKKSMEKWFCKLELKERELEGWVGKLELREKEVESKVEELSLIESRVSECLGEVRLQGEQCHSLRKLMQERQKQLELQEKSLQECSRGLETKERQLEQQVKELKLKQKEFDSMNQECQKHMNLQENSLQERSHRLEMRERQLEEHVKDLELKQKKFDSMNQERRKHMDLQENLLQERSHGLEMRERQLEEQVEDLELEQKVIDSMNQEHRKHIDLQENLLQERSHGLEMRERQLEEQVRELKSKQKEVDSMNQECQKHMKLHENSLQERSHGLEIRERQLEKQVKDLKLKQKEFYLIQKSTEEYIQNQKCKEKTIKAIVAMQEQATELLQAFGITNQAPAEIYNSFPVKLEQPESSHVRNAATSSSPNLSLIENQPMQNRMLAVLKRSTDPANLFLKLMQESFNEHWGKGGVGFEEYFMKNHISMLNDLMKVRPDVGPIVKEDAVKLAVQWQAKMRADIGNSLEILGFLQFIATYGILSTLNGDDIVKLLGVLCQHKQATKLCRTLDFADKILPDVVQNLIERKQVIDAVKFMCAFKLNGKFSPALLLKDYVEDARKSYRTIWLEEESLDEKDEILGNQIAELRDLIRYIKDHNLESAFPFKDIESEIVKLEQLKENSGSSMPSVVPKDEPEHEKGKRRSSRSSIRTEPEQCRKSKRLRQMKEEP, translated from the exons ATGGCGAAGATGGTTACCCGTTTGAAACAATCGGAGTTGATGCAGTGCAATGGTTCCTTGCAACTGAAGGGTCTTTTGGAGAAGATGGGCTCCGCTCGGAATATGCTTCAGAGCCAATTCCAGGAGATCCAGGACGGCATTAACTCGGATCGGAACTCGCTCCGGACCCGAATCAAGGAAGTTGAGGACCGGGAAACGGAGCTGGAAGCCAAAGTTGTGAACTTTAACTCGGAAATGGAATCGAAAGCTAAGGAATTGCGCGAAATCGAGAGGTTGGCagaggagaaaagaaaagaggttGATGGTAAAGAGAAACGGTTACTGGAAGTTGAGAAATGCATTGAGGAAGGGACAGAGAAAGTGAGCAAGTACAATGAAGATATTGAGTTGAAACGGAGGCAATTGGAAGGGTTTAAGGGGTCTATTGATGAGGGGAAGAGAGTGTTTGATTTGATGGATGAGCAGATTAAGGAAGCGAAGAAATCACTCGAAGAACGTCAGGAAGAGATGAAATCGAAAAATGAGAGACTTCGGCTGATTCAGATATCAATGGTGGAATGCTCTAAGACACTTGAATCGAGAGAGAAAATGATCAGGGAAATAGAGGTGAAGGCGAAAGGTTTTGACATGCTTAAGAAGTCCATGGAGAAGTGGTTTtgtaaacttgaattgaaagagaggGAACTCGAAGGATGGGTGGGGAAGCTTGAACTGAGAGAAAAAGAAGTTGAGTCAAAAGTTGAAGAACTCAGTTTGATTGAGAGTAGGGTTAGTGAATGCCTTGGTGAGGTTCGGTTGCAAGGAGAGCAGTGTCATTCACTCAGGAAGTTGATGCAAGAACGGCAAAAACAATTGGAATTACAAGAAAAGTCGTTACAAGAATGTTCTCGTGGACTTGAAACGAAAGAGAGGCAACTTGAACAACAGGTCAAGGAGCtcaaattgaaacaaaaagaaTTTGATTCCATGAATCAAGAGTGCCAAAAACATATGAATTTACAAGAAAATTCATTGCAAGAACGTTCCCATCGACTTGAAATGAGAGAGAGGCAACTTGAAGAACATGTCAAGGATCTggaattgaaacaaaaaaaatttgattccaTGAATCAAGAACGCCGAAAGCATATGGATTTACAAGAAAATTTGTTGCAAGAACGTTCCCATGGACTTGAAATGAGAGAGAGGCAACTTGAAGAACAG GTCGAGGATCTGGAATTGGAACAAAAAGTAATTGATTCCATGAATCAAGAGCACCGGAAGCATATAGATTTACAAGAAAATTTGTTGCAAGAACGTTCCCATGGACTTGAAATGAGAGAGAGGCAACTTGAAGAACAAGTCAGGGAGCTCAAATCGAAACAAAAAGAAGTTGATTCCATGAATCAAGAGTGCCAAAAGCATATGAAGTTACATGAAAACTCATTGCAAGAACGATCCCATGGACTTGAAATTAGAGAGAGGCAACTTGAAAAACAGGTCAAGGATCtcaaattgaaacaaaaagaattttatttgattcaaaaatccacGGAGGAATACATCCAAAATCAAAAGTGTAAGGAGAAGACTATCAAAGCTATAGTTGCTATGCAAGAACAGGCTACTGAACTACTCCAGGCCTTTGGTATCACAAATCAGGCACCTG CGGAAATCTACAATTCTTTCCCTGTTAAACTTGAGCAACCAGAATCTTCACATGTCAGAAATGCAGCAACTTCATCTTCTCCAAATCTTTCACTAATTGAGAACCAGCCAATGCAAAACAGAATGCTTGCTGTTTTAAAAAGGTCAACTGACCCAGCAAATCTTTTTTTGAAGCTGATGCAAGAATCTTTTAATGAGCACTGGGGAAAAGGAGGTGTTGGTTTTGAAGAATATTTCATGAAGAATCATATTTCCATGTTGAATGATCTAATGAAAGTTAGACCGGATGTTGGACCTATTGTGAAAGAAGATGCAGTAAAGCTAGCAGTCCAGTGGCAAGCAAAAATGAGAGCTGATATTGGAAATTCACTGGAGATTTTGGGTTTTCTGCAGTTTATAGCTACATATGGAATCCTTTCTACTTTAAATGGAGATGATATTGTAAAGCTTCTTGGGGTGTTATGTCAGCATAAACAGGCTACAAAGTTATGTCGGACACTTGATTTTGCGGATAAGATATTACCTG ATGTTGTTCAGAATCTCATTGAAAGGAAGCAGGTCATCGACGCTGTTAAATTCATGTGTGCCTTCAAGTTAAATGGCAAGTTCTCGCCCGCACTACTCTTGAAAGATTATGTGGAGGATGCACGAAAGTCATACCGCACAATATGGCTGGAAGAAGAATCACTTGATGAAAAG GATGAAATTTTAGGCAACCAAATAGCCGAGCTGAGAGATCTGATTCGATACATCAAAGACCACAACCTCGAGTCTGCGTTCCCGTTCAAGGACATTGAATCAGAGATCGTTAAGCTGGAACAACTTAAGGAGAATTCAGGAAGTTCAATGCCATCTGTTGTACCCAAGGATGAACCAGAGCACGAAAAAGGGAAGCGTAGAAGCAGCCGTTCATCCATCAGGACTGAACCGGAACAATGCCGTAAAAGTAAACGTCTCAGGCAGATGAAAGAGGAGCCATGA